A region of Solanum dulcamara chromosome 7, daSolDulc1.2, whole genome shotgun sequence DNA encodes the following proteins:
- the LOC129895635 gene encoding agamous-like MADS-box protein AGL80: protein MTRSKVKLAFIENINKRKASYNKRMKGFLKKVHELSILCEVEIVVVIYSTYHQEPKVFPSHDVAINTCTKFREFSYFEQSKNMMTQEKFTKQRIEKMEEQLQKVKKKNRVSELTNKMHELLNGGDIHVGMNFSELNDLSYVINQNLKNIREALKATSVPLLSEVNPSMNISPIGASAPMDNHQHYSVVSPQSPAFSELLDWILDDLSFDNITVQDPNQNNNNI, encoded by the exons ATGACTAGAAGTAAAGTGAAGCTTGcttttattgaaaatatcaATAAGAGAAAAGCCTCATACAACAAAAGAATGAAAGGGTTCTTGAAAAAGGTACATGAACTGAGCATTCTTTGTGAAGTTGAAATAGTTGTCGTCATCTATAGTACTTACCACCAGGAACCTAAGGTGTTTCCAAGTCATGATGTTGCTATCAACACATGTACAAAGTTTAGGgagttttcatattttgagCAATCAAAAAACATGATGACACAAGAAAAGTTCACCAAGCAAAGGATAGAGAAAATGGAGGAACAACTGCagaaagtaaagaagaaaaatagggTTAGTGAGCTCACAAACAAGATGCATGAACTTTTGAATGGAGGAGATATTCATGTTGGTATGAATTTTTCCGAACTCAATGATCTAAGTTATGTGATCAACCAAAATCTTAAAAATATACGTGAAGCACTCAAAG CAACATCTGTTCCATTACTTTCTGAAGTGAACCCTTCAATGAATATTTCTCCAATAGGTGCATCAGCTCCAATGGATAACCACCAGCACTATTCAGTTGTCTCTCCACAAAGTCCTGCATTTTCTGAGTTGTTGGATTGGATACTTGATGATCTATCTTTCGACAATATTACTGTTCAAGATCCAAAccagaacaacaacaatatctaA